A DNA window from Cutaneotrichosporon cavernicola HIS019 DNA, chromosome: 2 contains the following coding sequences:
- a CDS encoding uncharacterized protein (WD40 repeats) translates to MPPAPPVAFATLAAPLPSNPPVRGITPSSNHLVLRHGTEFITIADNQTLQAVERLERHTGQVTSVTAERGSIWSAGLDALVVQWDERSRRPAAEIKAFIKHPLPITALATHDLDNLVIAGTGSDSLIIFWDTRNTSEPAYTQATHGDDVTHLSLLPPTAKWTAKPEPLPSQLLLSGSKDGTVALSDLRLPGGEEGDAALVAAAEWGAVEAAGAYEWKGGMRVWARGDGVAGWNIVEGEEGGLEFVDQTEVKFEKKSLKTPDNGPSIAHPAEQERPYPAAIRINYLSAALPSMGVSRGGVPILGAGTDDGDIVLLHSGSTPTAFLMSGPEGRGHKGPVRAMHYATFDEALYTGSEDGVLAGWNLASIPRLVVGDPEVDDDGGDGREDIDSEDESEIESTTTEESDRSDRSDDESEDEEDMWGRRPVYGRER, encoded by the exons ATGCCCCCAGCCCCACCAGTTGCGTTCGCgaccctcgccgcgccgctcccTTCCAATCCGCCTGTGCGGGGAATCacgccgtcctcgaaccacctcgtcctccgacATGGGACCGAGTTCATAACAATTGCGGACAACCAGACGTTACAGGCTGTCGAGCGGCTCGAGCGACACACAGGCCAAGTCACGTCCGTCACCGCCGAGCGAGGCAGTATCTGGAGTGCAGGGCTAGATGCGCTGGTAGTGCAATGGGACGAGCGGAGTCGGCGCCCAGccgccgagatcaagg CGTTCATCAAGCATCCCCTCCCTATCACCGCACTGGCAacgcacgacctcgacaacctcgtGATCGCGGGTACTGGAAGTGATTCCCTCATCATCTTCTG ggaCACGCGTAACACGTCCGAGCCGGCTTATACTCAGGCCACGCACGGGGACGACGTCACacacctctccctccttccaCCCACCGCCAAGTGGACAGCCAAGCCCGAGCCACTCCCCTCTCAACTTCTGTTGAGCGGGAGTAAGGACGGCACGGTCGCGCTCTCTGACCTCCGCCTACcgggcggggaggagggtgacgccgcgctcgtggccgcggcggaATGGGGTgctgtcgaggcggcgggagCGTATGAATGGAAAGGAGGTATGCGAGTGTGGGCTCGTGGGGACGGGGTTGCAGGTTGGAACATtgtcgagggtgaggagggtgggTTGGAG TTTGTTGACCAAACCGAGGTCAAGTTCGAGAAGAAGAGTCTCAAGACACCCGACAACGGCCCATCAATCGCCCACCCCGCCGAACAGGAACGTCCCTACCCCGCCGCCATTCGGATCAACTACCTCTCCGCTGCCCTCCCCTCTATGGGAGTCAGCAGGGGCGGCGTGCCGATTCTGGGCGCTGGGACGGACGA TGGCGACATTGTGCTCCTGCACAGTGGGTCGACTCCCACCGCGTTCCTCATGTCCGGTCCCGAGGGACGTGGACACAAGGGTCCGGTGCGTGCGATGCACTACGCCACCTTCGATGAGGCGCTGTATACTGGCAGCGAGGATGGTGTTCTCGCGGGATGGAACCTCGCTTCGATCCCGCGGCTCGTTGTGGGCGATCCtgaggttgatgatgacggGGGAGATGGGCGCGAGGATATCGATTCGGAagacgagagcgagatcGAGTCGACCACTACTGAGGAGAGCGATCGGAGTGACCGgagtgacgacgagagcgaggacgaggaggacatgTGGGGTCGGCGACCGGTGTATGGCCGCGAGAGGTAG
- a CDS encoding uncharacterized protein (basic region leucin zipper), translated as MTDASAPNAAQATTSSATTPVPQQSKDRHEPRGRKPNDQLPPSRAREVQRAFRLRRAEHLAALEERIMILEGENSQLRALLSLPDADRGKIGSGPTGRGKSLKEGGVPMSERVRARKEARERERRARGLPPAEDGDSDTDSLSGLSPGGVSVGLPGNSNTPNGVGGVRPQTNTATPAGAMPLFSPATDLPAPYNFNLPTPFQLPISPDPQFAFNAGNHDNNNNNNNNNPFPAMFGMFDMQTQQNGPDPNSNTNNNTNANTPNMHAPVDTKSPMSPATAAAAASAAAAASANPSQPDLLTRLKACCHLADSHVVNDPGLLIFATRLCQSFACPFGGSHPNSGPVDDPEQMLLEDAWRALKSTLDPGSDSDSENRINTGRMAAELVVRAAASRGNGDWIICRYKEGMTVKRVLIGGLVQGLGGKLE; from the exons ATGACCGACGCTTCGGCTCCCAACGCCGCACAAGCTACAACATCCTCGGCAACTACTCCAGTACCACAACAATCAAAG GACCGTCACGAGCCCCGAGGCCGCAAGCCCAATGACCAGTTGCCACCATCGCGTGCTCGTGAGGTGCAGCGCGCATtccgcctgcgccgcgcagAGCACCTTGCCGCTCTAGAGGAGCGTATCATGATccttgagggcgagaaTTCGCAGCTCCGCGCTCTCCTCTCGCTTCCTGACGCCGATCGTGGCAAGATAGGATCGGGCCCAACCGGCCGCGGCAAATCCCTCAAGGAGGGTGGTGTGCCGATGAGCGAGCGTGTCCGTGCCcgcaaggaggcgcgcgagagggAGCGCCGTGCACGCGGCTTGCCACCAGCTGAGGACGGTGACTCTGACACTGACAGCTTGTCCGGCCTCTCACCCGGCGGCGTCAGCGTCGGCCTGCCCGGCAATTCCAACACGCCCAACGGTGTGGGCGGCGTCCGTCCCCAGACGAACACGGCCACTCCCGCTGGCGCGATGCCTCTGTTCTCGCCCGCTACAGATCTCCCTGCGCCTTATAACTTCAACCTCCCCACTCCGTTCCAGCTGCCCATCTCGCCGGACCCCCAGTTCGCCTTCAACGCGGGCAACCAtgacaacaacaacaacaacaacaacaacaaccccTTCCCAGCCATGTTCGGCATGTTCGACATGCAGACTCAACAGAACGGGCCTGACCCGAACAGCAACACAAATAACAACACGAACGCGAATACGCCTAATATGCACGCACCTGTGGACACCAAGTCGCCCATGTCGCCTGCGACCGCTGCGGCAGCCGCTTCtgcagctgcagctgctTCAGCAAACCCGAGCCAGCCGGACCTCTTGACCCGCCTCAAGGCGTGCTGTCACTTGGCCGACTCGCACGTGGTCAACGACCCTGGGCTGTTGATCTTCGCCACCCGGCTGTGCCAGTCATTTGCTTGCCCCTTTGGCGGCTCGCACCCGAACTCAGGCCCAGTAGACGACCCGGAACAGatgctcctcgaggacgcaTGGCGTGCGCTCAAGTCGACGCTCGACCCCGGAAGCGACTCGGACAGTGAGAACCGCATCAACACGGGCCGCATGGCTGCGGAGTTAGTCGTCCGCGCTGCTGCGTCGCGCGGCAATGGCGACTGGATCATCTGCCGCTACAAAGAGGGCATGACGGTCAAGCGTGTCCTCAtcggcggcctcgtccAGGGCTTAGGCGGCAAGCTTGAGTAG
- the ncs1 gene encoding uncharacterized protein (EF-hand domain), with the protein MGKSQSKLSADELADLQKNTYFDKKELQQWYKGFLKDCPSGQLNKEEFKKIYRQFFPFGDPSQFADYVFNVFDEDKSGTIEFKEFICALSVTSRGRLDEKLKWAFQLYDINGDGYITYDEMLQIVRSIYKMTGQMVRLPEDEDTPEKRVDKIFRNMDLNKDHQLTYDEFKEGSKQDPTIVQALSLYDGLV; encoded by the exons ATGGGCAAGAGCCAGTCCAAGCtgagcgccgacgagctcgccgacctccagAAGAACACTTACT TCGACAAGAAG GAACTGCAGCAATGG TACAAGGGCTTCCTCAAGGACTGCCCTAGCGGCCAGCTGAACAAGGAGG AGTTTAAGAAGATCTACCGCCAGTTCTTCCCCTTCGGAGACCCGTCACAGTTCGCAGACTATGTCTTCAAT GTAttcgacgaggacaagtcTGGGACTATCGAGTTCAAG GAGTTCATCTGTGCGCTGTCGGTCACGTCGCGCGGTCGACTGGACGAGAAGCTCAAAT GGGCATTCCAATTGTACGACATCAACGGCGACGGGTACATCACGTACGACGAGATGCTGCAGATTGTCCGTTCCATCTACAAGATGACTGGTCAGATGGTCCGCCTgcccgaggacgaagacACGCCTGAGAAG cgcgtcgacaagATCTTCCGCAACATGGACCTGAACAAGGACCACCAGCTCACGTACGACGAGTTCAAGGAGGGCTCGAAGCAGGACCCGACGATTGTCCAGGCGCTGTCGCTGTACGACGGCCTGGTGTAG